The Gammaproteobacteria bacterium genome segment CGATTTATCAACGCGCAAAGTAGCTATGGTGTCCAAATACTGAAGCGCTATAGCTATATTAGGCCCGCCGATATCCATGCCCACTAGAACTTGCCTTAATTGACTTAGTTGTGTCATAACAGCGCAAGAGTGATTTAGCTGAGATTCTTGCATAGAACTCCTTTGTCGTGTTCTGTGGCTTATATAGAATTTAATGGTGGTTGTATTAACACCTTAAAGTGAAATGAAGTATACTATTTTCCTACTCCGCAAGGAAAGAGAACATGCAAGAAACAACTGTCCCCATTACCTTCAGTGGGCGAGTTCGTTTGAAATCGCTCATTATTATTCGTCAAGAAATGCCTTTTGAAAAAAATCTATTTGAAATCGTTAGAGGCAAATGGCAGCTTCCCGACTCTCAAAGTCCAATGATTATGCGCCCTGAGGTAATGCACGAACTAGAAACCAAAATGCAAGCCCAGGCTGAAAATCGTAATTTTACTCCTGTATTAAGACTCTGTGGCGAACGTGGTGTTGGCAAAACCCACATCGCCATGCAATTTGCCCATGCTCACTACGAAAATTCTCGCTTTCAATCCGTTGTTTGGTTAAATATCACTGATAACAATTTAGACTCACTAGAATCCCAGTGGGTCTATTTATGTGCTGGTTTAGGATTGAAACTGCCTGAAGAATTGTCATTAGCTGATATGATCACGCTTGCCTATCAAAAAATTATATCCTATGGTGAAGCATTATTCGTTTTCGATGGTGTAGAAGATTATCTCAGCATAGAGCCCTACCTAAAATTTAATAACTCAGCCATAACTATTCTCATTACTTCACGGAATGGAATAACATGGGGTTATAACGATCGCCATTGTGAACTTAAACCATTTACTGTAGATCAAGCGATTTCTTGGCTAGAACAATGGTACAAAAGAAATAATAGACAGAGTGAGAGAGAAGACAATAGACAATTAGCCCGTAGGGCTCAGTGTCATCCTTTGCGATTACAGGAATTGGCCACTCTAATAACCTATCAGACAGGTTCAAGACAGCATACGGTAAAATTTCAATCGAATGTTGATATTAATGTTATTGAGCAGGATGAGTTCGCATTTCGCTTTTTAGGCTACTGTGCCTTATTGTGTCCCTATCAAGAAGTCAAACTAGACTTTTTCTTTTTGCTCTTTAAGGGCGATATGAAGCTTGAAGTTACTGAAGCAATATTTTTATTAAAACAACATGGGATGATTGGCTACCCGCCAAAAAGCAACTATTTCTTTACACCCTCTATTTTAGCTGATATGGCCCTGAAGGGGCTCAGCAACAAAGACAAAACCAGGATGGTTACAGAGCTATTACAAGTAAGTTTAAAAATTCTATCTCCCAGCAATGCGTCATCTATGATCAATCACATCTCTCATTTGGTTGAAATATGCCTCGAAATTTTAGAAACTGAATATAACAATAGGCCCACTTTCTCAACATTCTACCAAAATGTCAGGCCCGCTCAATTACTTGAGGTGGTAAAAGATTTCTCACCGCTCCTAATAAAATTTGTGGATTTATTTAATCAGATTCTGAGTAGTAATAATCATGATACGTATAATTCGCTGAGGAATTGCATAAAAGACTTGCGCGAGTCATTTCAGCAAAAACCATCTTTTGAAGCGAAATATCTTAAAT includes the following:
- a CDS encoding ATP-binding protein; its protein translation is MQETTVPITFSGRVRLKSLIIIRQEMPFEKNLFEIVRGKWQLPDSQSPMIMRPEVMHELETKMQAQAENRNFTPVLRLCGERGVGKTHIAMQFAHAHYENSRFQSVVWLNITDNNLDSLESQWVYLCAGLGLKLPEELSLADMITLAYQKIISYGEALFVFDGVEDYLSIEPYLKFNNSAITILITSRNGITWGYNDRHCELKPFTVDQAISWLEQWYKRNNRQSEREDNRQLARRAQCHPLRLQELATLITYQTGSRQHTVKFQSNVDINVIEQDEFAFRFLGYCALLCPYQEVKLDFFFLLFKGDMKLEVTEAIFLLKQHGMIGYPPKSNYFFTPSILADMALKGLSNKDKTRMVTELLQVSLKILSPSNASSMINHISHLVEICLEILETEYNNRPTFSTFYQNVRPAQLLEVVKDFSPLLIKFVDLFNQILSSNNHDTYNSLRNCIKDLRESFQQKPSFEAKYLK